The following are from one region of the Mangifera indica cultivar Alphonso chromosome 14, CATAS_Mindica_2.1, whole genome shotgun sequence genome:
- the LOC123195399 gene encoding importin subunit alpha-1b-like, which produces MHTLTTNADANIPALAPLQPLLDLITNLVSLLLLSSLSVRSFVGRWQVLRAKLISLQSSLSSISDSPHWSENPLLHTLLPSLLSTLQRLKALSDQCTLTSFTGGKLLMQSDLDIAYTSLSNHLQDIDLLLRSGVLYQSHAIVLSQPGPASDKEDLVLFIKDLFTRLQIGGVEFKKKSLESLLQLLIDDEKSACLVAKEGNIGYLISLLDFHHQGLIREQAVLAISIVVSASYESRKTVFEEGGLGPLLRVLETGSMVLREKAAIAIDAITIDPENAWAVSAYGGVSVLIESCRSGSVATRTHASGAIRNIADVEDIQIALAEEGAVPVLVELLVSDSIIAKENAAHCIATLASSGEYFRVLIIQERGLQRLMHLIQDSSSSSATVENSLRAISSLSLSDSAARILSSSTSFVIQLGEFVKKGNMLLRQISSSMIGNLCISDDNKRAIANCMGSLVKLMECPKPVGLQEAATQAIVSLLTVRSNRKELVRDEKSVMRLVQMLDPKYEAVDKTFPVMAVAAVLSGGSNRCRKRLVAAGAYQHLQKLTEMEITGAKKVLHRLAGNRLKSIFSRPWRE; this is translated from the coding sequence ATGCATACACTCACTACCAACGCCGATGCCAACATCCCTGCACTAGCACCCCTTCAGCCCCTTCTTGACCTTATCACGAACCTCGTCTCTCTCCTCCTCCTGTCGTCTCTCAGCGTTCGGTCGTTCGTCGGACGGTGGCAGGTTCTCCGTGCCAAACTAATTTCTCTTCAGTCTTCTCTCTCCTCAATCTCCGACTCCCCTCACTGGAGTGAGAATCCGCTGCTTCATACTCTCCTCCCTTCACTTCTCTCAACTCTACAACGCCTCAAAGCCCTCTCCGACCAATGTACCCTCACTTCCTTCACCGGCGGGAAGCTCTTAATGCAGAGCGACCTCGACATCGCTTATACTTCACTCTCTAACCATCTTCAGGATATTGATTTGTTGCTCAGATCTGGAGTCCTCTACCAATCACATGCTATTGTTCTCTCGCAGCCAGGTCCTGCCTCTGATAAGGAAGATTTAGTACTGTTTATTAAAGATCTTTTCACAAGATTGCAAATCGGTGGTGTCGAGTTCAAAAAGAAATCTCTAGAATCACTGTTGCAGTTGCTAATTGATGATGAGAAATCGGCTTGTTTGGTTGCTAAAGAAGGGAACATCGGGTACCTGATTAGTTTACTTGATTTTCACCATCAGGGATTGATTCGAGAACAAGCGGTGTTGGCTATATCAATTGTGGTTTCAGCGAGTTATGAGTCAAGAAAAACTGTGTTTGAAGAAGGAGGACTCGGTCCTTTGTTAAGAGTTCTTGAAACAGGGTCTATGGTATTGAGAGAAAAAGCTGCGATTGCTATTGATGCTATAACCATCGATCCTGAAAACGCATGGGCTGTTTCAGCATACGGCGGTGTGTCGGTGTTAATTGAATCGTGCCGATCTGGATCGGTTGCGACTCGGACACATGCTTCGGGTGCGATTAGGAATATTGCAGATGTGGAAGATATTCAAATCGCTTTAGCTGAAGAAGGAGCTGTACCGGTACTGGTGGAATTACTGGTTTCAGATTCTATCATTGCAAAAGAAAATGCAGCTCATTGTATAGCCACACTAGCTTCTTCAGGAGAGTACTTCCGCGTTTTGATCATTCAAGAACGAGGGTTACAAAGACTAATGCATTTGATTCAAGATTCTTCATCAAGTTCAGCCACAGTAGAAAACTCTTTGCGTGCAATCAGTTCACTTTCTTTATCAGATTCCGCTGCAAGAATCTTATCATCTTCAACCTCATTTGTAATCCAACTGGGGGAATTTGTCAAGAAAGGGAACATGTTATTACGGCAAATTTCTTCATCAATGATCGGTAACTTATGTATCAGTGATGATAACAAGCGAGCCATCGCAAACTGTATGGGGTCTTTGGTCAAACTAATGGAGTGTCCGAAGCCGGTGGGGTTACAAGAGGCCGCAACGCAAGCAATCGTGTCACTATTGACCGTGAGGTCGAACCGGAAAGAGCTGGTGAGGGATGAGAAAAGCGTGATGAGATTGGTGCAGATGTTGGATCCCAAATACGAGGCTGTCGATAAAACGTTTCCAGTGATGGCGGTTGCGGCGGTGTTGAGTGGAGGAAGTAACCGGTGCAGAAAGAGATTGGTGGCTGCTGGGGCTTATCAGCACTTGCAGAAATTGACAGAGATGGAGATCACCGGAGCCAAGAAGGTTTTGCATAGACTTGCCGGGAACCGTCTCAAGAGTATTTTCAGCCGGCCTTGGAGGGAATaa
- the LOC123196176 gene encoding glucan endo-1,3-beta-glucosidase 12-like: MLCLFKNQSMELHTVAGFFLFFSIFVFADAGSIGVNYGRIANNLPSATKVVQLVKSQGIERIKVFDADPAVLRAFSGSGIKVTVDLPNELLLAAGKSASFSDLWVQKNIAAYYPDTQIEAIAVGNEVFVDTHNTTKFLVPAMKNIHQALVKYNLHSSIKVSSPIALSALQSSYPSSAGSFRTELIEPVFKPMFDFLRETGSYLMVNAYPFFAYESNSNVIPIEYALFRENPGVVDAGNGLRYFSLFDAQIDAVFAAMSALKYDDLRMVVTETGWPSKGDQNELGASVENAAAYNGNLVRRILTGGGTPLRPKADLTVYLFALFNENKKNGPTSERNYGLFYPNEEKVYDIPFTVEGLKNYHDHQSPVAGGQPVATPANGGGVSKSTTGNTWCVANAEAGKEKLQAGLDFACGEGKADCRPIQRGASCYDPNTLEAHASFAFNSYYQKMSRAGGSCYFGGAAYVVTQPPKYGDCEFPTGY; this comes from the exons ATGCTCTGTTTATTCAAGAACCAGAGCATGGAGCTTCATACTGTCGCTGgcttcttcttattcttctccATTTTCGTTTTTGCAG ATGCGGGTTCCATAGGAGTGAACTACGGACGCATTGCGAACAATTTACCGTCAGCAACCAAAGTGGTGCAGCTTGTGAAGTCACAGGGCATTGAACGGATCAAAGTATTCGACGCAGATCCAGCTGTTCTTAGAGCTTTTTCCGGTTCCGGAATCAAAGTCACAGTCGACTTACCCAATGAGCTTCTTTTAGCCGCCGGCAAGTCCGCTTCTTTCTCGGACTTGTGGGTTCAGAAAAACATTGCTGCTTACTATCCAGATACCCAAATCGAAGCTATTGCTGTTGGCAATGAAGTGTTTGTTGACACTCACAACACCACCAAGTTTCTTGTACCCGCAATGAAGAATATCCACCAAGCTCTTGTAAAGTACAATCTTCACTCTTCCATTAAAGTATCTTCACCAATAGCTTTAAGTGCTTTACAATCTTCTTATCCCTCTTCAGCTGGATCTTTCAGAACCGAATTAATAGAACCCGTTTTTAAACCCATGTTCGATTTCCTTCGTGAAACTGGGTCATACCTCATGGTTAATGCCTACCCATTTTTCGCCTACGAGTCAAACTCCAACGTCATTCCCATAGAATACGCTTTGTTTCGAGAGAACCCCGGTGTTGTGGATGCAGGTAATGGCTTGCGTTACTTTAGCCTGTTTGATGCTCAAATCGACGCCGTTTTTGCTGCAATGTCGGCTCTTAAGTATGATGATCTCAGAATGGTTGTAACTGAAACGGGTTGGCCCTCCAAAGGAGATCAAAATGAACTGGGTGCTAGTGTCGAAAACGCCGCCGCGTACAACGGAAATCTCGTCCGTAGAATCTTGACGGGTGGCGGGACCCCTTTAAGACCAAAGGCGGATCTGACCGTTTATCTCTTTGCTCTTTTTAACGAGAACAAGAAAAACGGTCCCACATCGGAGAGAAATTACGGGCTCTTTTATCCAAACGAGGAAAAGGTTTATGACATTCCATTCACAGTGGAGGGGTTGAAGAATTACCACGATCATCAATCTCCGGTTGCCGGTGGTCAACCAGTGGCGACTCCTGCCAACGGCGGAGGTGTGTCGAAAAGTACTACAGGGAACACGTGGTGTGTGGCAAATGCTGAAGCGGGAAAGGAGAAACTGCAGGCAGGTTTAGATTTTGCGTGCGGTGAGGGAAAGGCTGATTGCCGTCCGATCCAGCGGGGTGCCTCTTGTTATGATCCCAACACGTTGGAAGCCCACGCATCGTTTGCTTTCAACAGCTACTACCAGAAGATGTCGCGTGCGGGTGGCTCCTGTTATTTTGGCGGCGCTGCTTATGTTGTTACTCAGCCACCTA AGTATGGAGATTGCGAGTTTCCCACTGGATATTGA